The sequence TTAGTCCAGAACtttctgtgttcaagttttaggccattactccttgaCCTGTTGCCACACGCCACTGAAGGAGCCTCGCCACATCcgtttgcctcccacctccaatTAGATATCCATAAACATTAATTGGGTCCCCccacagttttcttttccccagactgaacgaacccaggttactcagcctttcctcacaaaggagatgttccaggcccttaatcatctttgtggccctcctaggggccctccactggactcctttTAGGAGATCCCTGTCATTTTTGagctggagagcccagaactggacatagtaGTTTAAAcgtggcctcatcagggcagagtagagagcgAGTGTTCCCTTCCTCAACCTACTGGtcatgttctttttaatgtgccccaggataccattggccttagcaacaagggcacactgctggctcatggacaACCTGTTGTCCAGAACCCCcaggcccttctctgcagagctcctctccagcaggtcagcccctaacctaTAACGATGCATGAGATTACTCCTCCCTgggtgcaagactctacacttgctcttgttaaacctcatcacATTCCTGTTGAATGGCAGTACAGCCTTCAGGTATGTCAGCTATTCCTCCCaactttgtatcatcagcaaacttcgTGAGAGTAGACtttatcccttcatccaggtcactgatgaagatgttgaacaagaccagatcCAGCAtcaacccctggggaacacagctagttacaggcctccaaccagactctgcgCTGCTGATACAACCCTCAAAGTTCTGCCAGTCTGCCatcaatccacctcactgtccactgATGTATCCCACATTTTCTAAGTTTCGTAACAAGGATGTTCTGAGAGACaatgtcaaatgccttgctgaagccaaggtacacaacatccactgctaACCTCTCTATTTActcagccagtgatgacatcatagaaggctatcACTTAGTTAAGCGTGATTTCCCCTTGGAATCTATGTTGACTcctcctgataaccttcttctcttctaatTTCTTGGAGATGGCGTCCAGAataagttgttccatcacctttctagggacagaggtgaggttGACTGGCCTGCCGTTGCTCAGATCCTCctccttgccctttttgaaggcTGACACTGGCTATCCTCCACAGTCTTCAGGCACCTTTCCCATTTGCCAAGACCTTTCAAAGACAATAGAGAGCAGTtcagcaatcacctctgccagttctcaCTAGGTGTGGGTGCATCCTCTTGTGGCCCATGGATGTGTGTTTTGTTGGATTTTGGCTAGGTGCTCTCTGACCAGATCCACCTTGACCTACAGAAacttcctttccccagactcTCTCTTACCTCCAGGGTCTGGGATTCCTGAGGGCTAGTTTTAGcattaaagactgaagcaaagaaggcattcagaacctctgccttcTCACCATCCCCTTTCACCAGGGCACCCATCTCATTCAGTAGGGGacccacattttctttcatcttccttttactgttgacatactttaaaaaaaaacttttttgttATCCTTTTCTTCGTTAGCAAGGTTTAATTCTAAGAGGGCCTTAGCCTTCCTCATTGCATTTCTGTGGGCCCTGACAACTTTCCTATATTCTTTCCAGGTGCACAAGCCCTTTTGCCACATTTAATGGaccttattctttttttagtttatcCATGAGCTCCATGCTTTTAGGTTGGAGATAACTCTCTGATGTCTCCTCTACAACTGGAGGAATACACATAAACATACATGTCTATTTCTTGCATCTGTTTATTGGTCAGACCAGATTCTTTAAATTTCCTACTCATACAAAGTCCTTTTTCTGCACATACTCATATTCACCTGAAGTGGTTTTGCCAAGGTCAGTTTAAAGCAGCTTTAAACATTCAGTGATGTTTGCAGAAATGCTGTTGCATTTTCCTTATCACCtcttttcttgatttttgtAGTATTTTATGTTTGTGGTATTTAAAACCTTGGTTGCAGGTGGCAGAGCTGTCCCACTGTACATTTCCAGAAGTGTTTCCTGGTCTTATTAATTagtgctgaggaaaaaaatattttcatggccATCTTTGAGACATCAACTTATACCTATAGCTATGCTGATATTTATAGCATCTCCAGTACTGTTACATTTAGACATCAAAGCTATGTAAGctgtatgttgtttttcttttggagtCAACAAAGCATTTGAAACTAAAATAGCAAATGTCTTACAAAGCTGTCTTGTTTAGACATCTAaagattcttctttttctttttttttttcctgatgttcaaATATTGATGTCtaaaaacatgaattttaaatttcagaaacTACTGCCTTCAGACCCTAATTCGATAAAACAATCTGAAGTGTGAAGTAAGACTATTCAGTAAAAAGAACATTTGGAAGCAACTTAATACAAGTAACTGTTCCATATATTTGTCCTAGCATTATTACATCTGTGATGCAGCTGTAAGTTTAGTTTATCTTTTAACATTACAAAGTATCTGCAGTGCACATCAGTGCGCCTTCTGCCATACCTGTGAACTATTTCTGTATTCTATATTACCTGTGAATTATTTCAGGAACTATTTTTGGGGGATAACTTTGTCACTCTTACCGCCTCTCATGCAGGTGAACTGCTTTCTCAGAGGCATAAAAAATGTGTTACTTACGCCTTGTTTATCTCTGCATCAGAAGAATTTTGCCACTATACACTTTTCTCCTATGATAGACCGTTCTACCTTAACCGTGTTCAGTCACCTCAAAAATGGCAATCTGTGTATTTGCTTGAAGGCTGCAGTAGTAACTGTGTTTCACCATACCAGACTGCTGCTTGTGCATAGCCAAACAGAATGTTGCAGATCAAGGCTGTGCTGTTAGAAACTCTGTTCTTGAAAGGCCAGCCAGTATGCTATCaaatggggaaggaaaaaaaaaaaaaaaaacagtagataGTATATGAGCTAAAGCAACTGCAGCATTAGGACTGATACTTTTCAGTCCTGAGTTCTCATGTTTTTACTTGACTAATGTTTCTGTTCCAACTATATATCAGACTTGAAACTATGTGATAGAGGAGTATCTTAAGCAAATCTCTAAATGTTTTCATGGCACATAAAACAAGCTTGGAGAAAGAGTTTCTCacttttcatatatatatatatatatatatatatattttttttttttttttttttaacaaaaatatattctaGGCACTACTGGCCAAAACTGTGTGAAATCTGGCAAacagctcttctttctgttttccttttctgttccctTTACCTCCACTCTTAAATTGTAGAATTTCATCTTAATGGCATGCCCCCTGTTCAGGTGCTGTGCCTGTTGATGggctctcttcctcctcactcTGTTTGGGACCTCCTTTGCTGAATCAGCTGATCATTTTGTAGCTCTCAGGTACAGTCTTCTGACTGAGAACTTCTTGGTATGCTTCCCAACgatgtttttctgttattttgttgtcgttgttgttgcttttgtggttgtttttttgtttgtttgcatttgtttgtttttaccgACAGTGGCTGGATGACTCTGCTGCAGCTGGTTTTCATTCCTATTCCAATTGACTCAGATGGCCTATAGCTCCCTCTTTCTCTTTACTGATCTTGTTGGAGGCATCAGGGAGAAGCACAGACAGTATTGAGGCATTTTAACTCATCTGGTCTTGCTCAGTCTTGATGATGCTGCTTGTTGTATCATTTTGAGTCCCTCTGTTCCAGACACTTAGATGTTGTGTTCTTGCTGATTTTTCAGAGGCACTGAGAAAAACTTCCTGTGGAGGCCGTCTGCTTTATCAGGTCTTTTAACTTTGTATACAGAGGTCTTCAGTTCTTCTGATGTAAACATATAGCTATGGGACTCAGTCCTGCCTGGTATAACTGTATTTCTGCTGTAAGACCTGACGTGGAGGAGCAGACCTGAGATCCAAAATGCTGATTTTGGTAACAGTGCCTGTTTGTCATCAGTTTTCCTGTTCTCAAACTGGAGGCAGCTTCCCTCACACAAACTCCTTAAGCCTTGTTCCTTGCCCTCACCTGTAAAGTACTTAATATGCTACTTGGTCACTACATCTCATTAACAGCTTGATTGCTGATACTCAATATGTAATCCTCATTCTGCACATAATTTGATACACTACACTGCCCCGTTGTATATTAAAAACAAGTGCAGAGTTGCATGTATTGTGATATGTCATTGTTGTGACATTCACCTTTCTTCTTCACCTGTCTTTCTTTACAGTTGCAGCAGACAAAAGCATCATCTTAGTGGACCTTAGTTATTCATCTTAATTGTCATTCTGCATTACCCTCTCCACAATACAGTTATGATACTGCATACTTTTTCCGCAAGGAAAGcttcccaccaaaaaaaaaaaaagcctttgttaAGATATATACTGACTTCATTTTTGCTTCCATATTAATATTTCTTCCACTTGAATATACTATCTCttaatttcagaatattttcattgtgCTTTTGATGTATTCAGTAACAGTAAAAACAGGTTGTGATCAGTTGAGTACATTAATATCTGTTAGGACAAAACTAATTCTCAATAACTTATTTGCCGCTCATCTCATTAATTTTACAGTCTTGTTATATTTCTTTACATTGTTTTTCAATCTGGGTTTCAGTACAGGAATCTCTACAAGCAAGTGTTCCGTCACCTCACGCTTCAAATGCACAGGAGTCTGTAGGAGGGAGACCACCGGccttccaaaatatttcacCTGTTAGTAGGGCACATGGTGCACCAGACACTTCGGAATTAGCAAGAATCTTACCtcaaaaatacagaaggaaactTGTGTCAGTTGAAGAGATTGAATATATTCAAGTAAGTCTTCTTACTTCATTCTTCTTAGTTCTGCAGGTTCTTAAAGTTTCACATAAGATAATACATTGTAATTTTTGTTACAAAGATCTTTTGGCAGCTTTGATACACAGTATCAAAACTACAAACCCTTGGTGCAGGAGGTTCCCAGCTCCTAATTAGTAGCTTGTGGTGTCACTGCCAGATCCAGATTCAAAGCAGAGGTAGAAAGGTAGTGATAGGTGGAGCCTACATTAAGCATAGTCACTTCTTGTCTTATAACAGTTGTTTAATGTACAATTGGAATACGTTGGATGGGAGCACAGGATTCTGTTCATGGAACAGTCCTTGCCATGTGACTGAAGTACAAAATTCATACAAGCTTGTTTGGAAAGTATTATGTAATTGGAAGTTAATTTTTGCACTTCTAATAGTTGGGAACATTTTAGTTAATCTTGATGTAAGTATTTCCTGAAATATTTGCAATTGCAGCATTATGTGGGAAAGTCAAGGaagaactgcttttcttctctaagagttttcaaatgtaaacattttcacttaaaaaggGAGAATGCACAGAATTTGAAGAGCTAGACAGTAGCTTTGTTAAATGATAAGGACACTTAAAGGGTAACAATGTTAGTAGAGGAAATCTATTTTTCAGCATGCAAGTGGGTTGAgtatttacatttgaaataaaatgatctCTTTCCTGTAGTTACATACTTCTTtacctccatttttttttcttttttaaccatAAGGCAAGTTGTAAAATAACCTTGTTTGGCAAAACAGTGAATTTCTGATTTCTTATAAAGATTACAGTGGCTTATCTGGGCTTTGCTTTTACTTTGCCCTTTGGAATTTGGGTAgtaaaaacaattttgaaaCTACTACTACTGCTGTTTGTCTGACCTTTCTAAAGTGAGTAAGAGTCATATTTCTTCCAACTGAGAGAATAGGGAGCAGTTGCAAATATAGGTTGCAGAGGGTTTTATATTGTTGATATTGTTCCATATGGAAAATGAGCTGTTAATGATAGGTAATGATTTTTCTGATATGTAACGTGTTCCATTATAGATTAAAAATCAAAGTGTAAATAGGAAGTTAAATCTAGGAGTTGTTTGTTAATCTATAACTGCAAAAGAAGATTGGATCTcaatttccctttcttttagTGGAAAATAGTTAACTGTCTACTTTTTGCTTTACAGCGTGGAGGTCCAGAATAAGTACAGAAGATAATTTGCTCACCACTGTTGAAGAAAGAAGTATTGTGTTCATcataaaagcttttccttaATATTATAAATAATGGTATACTGATAGCTTTAATAAAAACCCTATATGAAGGTGTAAAGGTTGACACAACACTATTAATTGGTGATGAGAGATTTTCTGTTGATGACTAATAGCAACTGATGGCTACATCATTAGAATATTTTTCGAACCAGCCATTCTACAAATTTGTCAATAGAACAAACTGAGttgctttattttacttattaGCAGATCTCCTCAGGGCTGGTTTCACAGGCAGGATAGGCACACtcagactcatagaatggcttgattTGCCTGgaaccttaaagaccatctattTCTAACCCCATGCTgagggcagggttgccacccattagattaggctgcccagggctccatccagtctggccttgaatatgtccagggatgggggcattTACACCTTCTCTGGACAAACTGTTCGAGTGCCTTGCCCCCTCCAAGTAAAGAATTTACCCCTACCATCTAATCTGAATATCCCCTATTTTAGTTTAGAACCATttgcccttgtcctgtcatcagcagactgtgtaaaaagtccTACTCTGTCCTGTTATaataagctccctttaaatattgaacAGCCACAATGGattctccctggagccttttccaggctgaacaagcccagctctctcagcctttcttcataggagaggccctctgatcatcctcatgaTCACAACTGTGCTGCATCTTTTAATGCTGGGGcatggatacagtactccagatggggcctcagaagggcagagcagagaacaatcactcacctccctcaccctgctggccccCCCGCTTTTGATCCAGACCAGAACACAATTGGCCTTCCAAGCAGCAAGAACACATTGCTGGTTtgtgtccagcttttcatctacCAGAACCCTGAAGTCCTTCTCTCCAGGCTGCTCCCTGTGAACTCTGCGGGAGATTTTCTCCCAATCTGTACgcatatctgggattactccAATCCAAGTGCAATGTCCTGTTGAACCCCATTAGGTTCACATGAGCCTACTTCttaagcctgtccaggtcctgttggatagcatcccttctgTCATATGAACAGCACCACTCAGCATGGTGTTGTCTGCACATTTGCAGAGGACATACTTAATCTCACTGTCAATtatgtcattaataaagatgttaaagagcaccagttcCAAGATGGATTCAAAGGGGACAGCACTCATCACTGGCCTCCTCTTGGACGTAGAGCCATTGACAGTAACTCCCTGGCTGCAATTATCCAACCAATTCTTACCCACTGAATAGTTCACTGTTCAAAACCACCTCAATTTAGACATAGGGATatggtgtgggaccatgtcaaaggccttgcacgAGCTCAGGCAGTtgacatcagttgctctgtTGTCCACCGATGCCATCACTTCACTGTAGAAGGCCACTAGATTGATAAGGCACAATCTACCCTTGGTGAGGCTGTACTGGCTTTCCCAGACAATCTCATCTCACATGTGTTGAAAGActtgttccatgatcttcccaggcacagaggtgaggctcaatGGCATGTAGTTCCCTGGGAGTTCATTTCCTCTCtcactttcttaaaaatgggaattatttttccagtcaccagggactcTGCCTgccagccatgacttttcaagtATGCTGGAGGGTGGCTTGgaaaccacatcagccagttccttcaggaccctgggatgTGTGTCATCCAgtcccatagacttgtacacattcagtccCATGAGGTGGTCTTGGACCTGCTTTCCCCTTACA comes from Gallus gallus isolate bGalGal1 chromosome Z, bGalGal1.mat.broiler.GRCg7b, whole genome shotgun sequence and encodes:
- the MRPS36 gene encoding 28S ribosomal protein S36, mitochondrial isoform X1; the encoded protein is MRLLLPGCKTLHLLLLNLITFLLNGSTAFRSLMKMLNKTRSSINPWGTQLVTGLQPDSALLIQPSKFCQSAINPPHCPLMYPTFSKFRNKDVLRDNVKCLAEAKYRNLYKQVFRHLTLQMHRSL
- the MRPS36 gene encoding 28S ribosomal protein S36, mitochondrial isoform X2; its protein translation is MGSKMAAATRVVQVVKPHTPLIKFPDRKSGPRPKIQESLQASVPSPHASNAQESVGGRPPAFQNISPVSRAHGAPDTSELARILPQKYRRKLVSVEEIEYIQRGGPE